One window of Apteryx mantelli isolate bAptMan1 chromosome 8, bAptMan1.hap1, whole genome shotgun sequence genomic DNA carries:
- the TMED5 gene encoding transmembrane emp24 domain-containing protein 5: MGRGAGSGMGRGALPLLLLGCLALLLLPPPPAAAAFSSSLDSDFTFTLPAGRRECFYQPMRKEASLELEYQVLDGAGLDVDFHLLSPKGETLVFDQRKSDGVHTVETEDGDYMFCFDNTFSTISEKVIFFELILDNMGEDGGQDQEDWKKYVTGTDLLDMKLEDILESINSVKARLSKSVQIQTLLRAFEARDRNIQESNFDRVNFWSMVNLGVMAVVSAVQVYMLKSLFEDKRKSRT, translated from the exons ATGGGCAGGGGCGCGGGCAGCGGCATGGGCCGCGGCGCGCTGCCGCTCCTGCTCCTCGGCTgcctggcgctgctgctgctgccgccgccgcccgccgccgccgcgttcaGCTCCTCCCTCGACAGCGACTTCACCTTCACGCTGCCCGCCGGCCGCCGGGAGTGCTTCTACCAGCCCATGCGCAAGGAGGCCTCGCTGGAGCTCGAGTACCAG GTTTTAGATGGAGCAGGATTGGATGTTGATTTTCATCTACTGTCTCCAAAAGGTGAAACTCTAGTTTTTGATCAAAGAAAATCAGATGGAGTTCATAC tgtagaaacagaagATGGTGATTACATGTTCTGCTTTGACAACACATTCAGTACCATTTCTGAGAAGGTTATTTTTTTTGAACTGATCCTGGACAACATGGGAGAAGATGGAGGACAAGATCAAGAGGACTGGAAGAAGTACGTTACAGGCACAGATCTCCTGGATATGAAACTGGAAGACATTCTG GAATCCATCAACAGCGTCAAAGCTAGACTAAGCAAAAGTGTCCAGATTCAGACCCTACTCAGAGCATTTGAAGCTCGTGACCGAAATATACAAGAAAGCAACTTTGACAGAGTGAATTTCTGGTCCATGGTCAACTTGGGAGTAATGGCGGTGGTATCAGCTGTTCAGGTTTACATGTTGAAAAGTCTCTTCGAAGATAAGAGGAAAAGTAGAACTTAA